The Xyrauchen texanus isolate HMW12.3.18 chromosome 33, RBS_HiC_50CHRs, whole genome shotgun sequence region GCCCCTTGTGGCCCgagagggaagggagaatgtAACTGCAAGGAGAGAGTTGTACTAGACAGATGTGACACACTCAAAGGCTTTTTCACAACATGACGTGCATCTACATGTCGGGAgcggaaaaaagaaaaagggagaatAAGAGAAATTCAGTTGTGGGCCTAAAaaaattttaagttatttttattgaaaagttCAATCTTACAGCATGAATATCATGATGTGCCCATCGGAGGTGgatttttttcccattttgaaTGCAGGGAATGATAGCCAGAAACCTGACTAGATGGTGTTTTTTGATGTTATGCATTAAATTGCAACAATTAGTTAGCTAACGTTTATGGAGTAACAAATATGGAGAAGGTGGGAATTCGGGAACCCCAGACTAGGAGGggaatttgtgttttattttttacctgGTCCAAGCCTTCTTTCACTCTCGACCTTCACTGAGCCCGTGGCGCCACGAGGACACCACATCCCCCATTGACACCTCATTCTTTTTACATTTGTAATtctttattgtttaaaataacTCCTCCCCAGGTGGCTTGATGCCACACCCACTTTGTCTGTCTTCGCTCACCCAAACACTCTACCTGTCTGCTTAAAGATGAATTGAATGTAATATTTTTGCTCCATAATAGTAATACAGACTTGTGACAATGGCTATATTTTAGTGGCTATTGaggtaaatatttaaatgtacagaGTCAGATATGTTTAAATAACGTACTGAAATAACTTACTGTGCTCTTCGGAAAACAAAAAGTGCCAAAACCTCCATGATCTGACAGGTAGACGAATATTGTGTCATTTTCTCCACTgcataaaaacatatattatttttgttaggcttaaatgattattattatacaaaatgcCATTATCGTCCAAAAGaaaatgaatatgatatttaTATTCTTTCAAACAAACCTTTTGATTACTTTTTCAGATCCCCTGTTTTCATGCTTTCTCACGGCACGTGCATCACCTTTAAGTACAGCCAGGAAGTTCTCAGGTGTCACATCCTGTAAGACATTAATCACTGTGCTCAGATACAGGACAACAGCATCTAAATAATGTTggacatgaaaataattttacagttcTAGTGTAGTCTTTAAGAACCCCTGGATAGACGTTTGACCCGTGTGGTTCATTGATAATTTCTCCAGGATATGGGTTTCTGTGGAGGCAGGAAATAGGAGAAACAtgctgtatatacacatacatactatAAGTCAATCTGATAATAGTGCATCAGTGTAGATGAGGAGCAGTCGTGAGCCACCAGCTTTAAATCACTCACTTCTTATTGTAAGCGATGTCATCATACATCATCACCACGATCTGCTCATTAGGAATTCCATTCTGACGCATCATCTGATATGCGTGGCACACATTGGCCTaaggtaaaataaaatacaaaaaaggaGCGGTTGCCAACTAACCACGTAGTGTAGGCTGTATTATGTTTTAGAGGCTTTGGATGGGTTGTTATTGGTAGGTTCGTTTTCTGAGGCAAAGAGAAAACTCTACTGCGCATGTCATGAATAAATGGCATCACTCTAGCTTGTTTGTGATTGAAGATATTTAGGATGTTAATTGCCCGCCTGGTGCCTACCATGTAACAGCACACCTCAAGAGATCTCTAATGTCCTGCTTAAGAGTGTAACTAGCGGAGAATAAACCGACAAGCAAACCTGGTGTCTGTAATTTTCCCAGCCCCTTGATCCAGACACAAGAAGAACCCATTGTTTCCCTCTGTTTCCAGCCATTTCAAAGGTAATGTCTGATgtagtttaaattaaaaaaaaaagagtgactgATGTAATGCATCAAATATAACTGTTGTAAAATTGCACAGTTTAATGGTGCAAAGTCAAGTATTTCCTAAAACCAGATTTCCACACCTGTATTGAGTGTCGGATGTTCCTCTTTTTCTGTCAGCCGTATTTTATGGCATCACTCTGAAAGTCAGTCTGTTTATACGGTGCTATTCTCAGTTCTTGGGAATATTGTTCTATGAGCAACTAAGGAAGTTAATGCAGTAACATGATGCCAAACTTTTGCTTTTATTATCTCTATCACAGTCAGTTCTGTCAACAGGTTTGgcctgttttcatttattttccaaGTTTCAGATAAACGTACAGCTTGGAAATATGATAGTGTTCAGAATTGTGACACACAGCAGACACACAAGCGCAGCTACAATAAAGCTTCTTGACTTCTAAATCATTGTTAATTGTGGATTTTgaattttgtatacatttttattagatttttttatagcTAAACAATTTAACTCAATGCAATCTTGCTTACAACAGCAGTTAATCAAGATCAAATCAGCTCAGGAAACATCAAACATGTATGTGCACAGATGCACACGCAGCAGGTTTATTAAAGGAAGACGTGAAGAATGAAAGCAGCTCACTTTAATGTGTTGTACTAGAACAGGCACAGTCTACTGTCTGTCATCAGTACTGGAAATACCCATACATTTTGTTCATTCATGCATTCACATAATCAGtacagcatgcacacacacacacacacaaaggacaAACGGATAAGCTTCAAATATTTCATGCAATGCACAATAATGATTGCAAACACACTTGGATAAGTGAGTTATCTCAACAAGTTCAATGCAGGgcagttattttaatttataaccaaaaggacaaaaaaaaacctGCTTTTTACTGTGTAAGATTCATGTCAACTCCAGGTAAAAAGCTAAATAAACTGAGAAAGGTGGGGGCGAGTCAAGAAATGAGTCAATTCCTGCAGTGACTCTCCTGAAATGCATCTCTCCAGTGTGTACAGAAGGACTCGTTTCACCAGACTGACTCTTGTTTTAACCAATCAATATTCATTTGTAGGTCTCGTGCAATGTAACGCACATAAACGTATGAATTCTTTTATTCGGGGAGTCTCTCTATTGTGTTTGCAGACATCTCTCGGCCATGAATAAATGAAAGCAAAAGGAGAAACCGGAGTCTGTCTGGAGTTGTTGCTGCACACTAAGAACAGGATATGTGAGTTCTGTAAGAGCAGAATATATAATATTCACAGATTAGATCATCGAGGAAGTATATTGCTGCTCAGGTCAGATTTGACAAGAACAGCTTTTCTGACCTCATATGTATTAAGAAACTAGGTGGAATATTTGTAATACTTTTAcactaaaattaaatattaaaaatatttttggctaTTTTCAAGATAGcccaatctgctcagttactgggattttcacgcacaaccatttctagggtttacaaagaatggtgtgaaaagggaaaaacatccagtatgcggcagtcctgtgggcgaaaatgccttgttgatgctagaggtcagaggagaatgggccgactgattcaagctgatagaagagcaactttgcctgaaataaccactcgttacaaccgaggtatgcagcaaagcatttgtgaagccacaacacgcacaaccttgaggcggatgggctacaacagcagaagaccccaccgggtaccactcatctccactacaaataggaaaaagaggctacaatttgcaagagctcaccaaaattggacagttgaagactggaaaaatgttgcccggtctgatgagtctcgatttctgttgagacattcagatggtagagtcagaatttggcataaacagaatgagaacatggatccatcatgccttgttaccactgtgcaggctggtggtggtggtgtaatggtgtgggggatgttttcttggcacactttaggccccttagtgccaattgggcatcgtttaaatgccacggcctacctgagcattgtttctgaccatgtccatccctttatggacaccatgtactcatcctctgatggctacttccagcaggataatgcaccatgtcacaaagctcgaatcatttcaaattggtttcttgaacatgacaatgagttcactgtactaaaatggcccccacagtcaccagatctcaacccaatagagcatctttgggatgtggtggaacgggagcttcgtgccctggatgtgcatcccacgaatctccatcaactgcaagatgctatcctatcaatatggaccaacatttctaaagaatgctttcagcaccttgttgaatcaatgccacgtagaattaaggcagttctgaaggcgaaagggggtcaaacacagtattagtatggtgttcctaataatcctttaggtgagtgtatatatatatatattgttaaaggTGCTTGTCAGTAGACTTAACACCAAACtgcatgtgttttatttattacatatttgGCCACCAGATGTCACGCATGTTCAAAGTATTTCTTTCTCTATTTCTTCATGACATCATGCAACAGAGTTAAACTGACTGTCTCCCTAAAGACCCccgaaaaacatttaaatgtttatttcaggtttttttttaaccagtatCTATACTATTttcaatgcaatacattttttcttgtttGTAGGCagctaacattattattattattattattattattattatttattttgctgtagcAGCTCCATCCGCTACAATAATGCACACTCGTAGGCCCCTATTAGTTCCATTTTATGTATTTGGTAGTAAAGCATCATTCAAACCATAGTTTATCTTGTgctaaaagacaaacaaacaaacaaacaaacaaacaaaactccaCAATAGAGTATGTTATGGACTGGTGACGGAGTTTATTATTCTCACAATACAGTGCATTGTATTCAGTGTTGGCCAAACTCTTCCAGACGCGCCTCTAAAGTAATAGCTTAAGTATTAATTCACAGTCTACTTAAGCCATTTGACTATTTAAGAATAATCGGTGAGTAAATATGTACTTAACGCACACGGAAATCACCCCTGCTTGCATCCTGGTCACACAAATTAACCAATCCTACTATTGTGAAGGCCAGCCTCATAAATATTAATGACGTAATGGGGCGTGTGCCCAACTGGATGACCTGAAAAGGCAGAGGTATGTAATTATGCGCTTTCATCTCGCGAATCAGCGAATCGAAGGCGTGGCTCATGAATATTGATACGCTTACCTGACTGGACACTCTAGCAAGTTTACGAAGCAACTTTGGCGTGgcgtaattaatattcatgagctaaaCCTTTGCCGTAGTAGGATTGGTAATTTGTTGTCGCAGGTGCGCGCTGGACGCGATCACAGACAGGGTGAATCAACGCGATGGGGACTTCAGACTCCAAACTGCACTTTAGAAAAGCTGTGATACAGCTTACAACCAAAACACAGGTcaggtttattttatttcacttatgTGAcgtttttatatatgtgtgtggaaAATGTTTAATTCACTGTAAACTGTAACATATGGAAGACTGTTGCGCAAGTCCCACCTGATAACTTTATAAACTAATTTGGGGTATTTTAGCTTTCTATCTTAATTCATAGCTTGTCAAAAGAGCGTTCAAATGTTTGCATAGAAACTAAATATGTTTATGCATATATGTTAGCCTATTCATTTGAGACGAGAAAGCCTCAGGTATTGTTGAAGTCAGTGTTGGGTgaaatgcattactgtaattaaattacttaattAAGTAGGGGATTACTCTTCattttttaattacagttacttctgatgtaattgtgttaaatactgtatagatacTAGaacaatatataaaacaatagtgaatttaaaatctaaatttaacgtctaatattaaaatgtatgttttctaatttaatgccgCACCCATAAATTCTTTGGCcatttcatgaataatttatttgattttatatgatttacttgacataattaaaagaacagtttcatgtctatccttgtatttttaatctaattactctgtaaatgtaattagtagttagtaattaattactttttagagtaacttacccaacactgtttgaAGTATTTCTGttagtttgtttgtattttgtttaaaaagaaaTTTTGCCCactcttttctgtttttttcatGAGTTTAAAAGGTAAATGCTCACTTAATGTGGATCTATGATTAATTTCCCAAGTGAAAACATTGTTCTACAttgcaatatttaaataaaaataataataattctgccaAAACTCTTTTCTGTAACAAAGACAACTCATTGCAAAGGAAATAAAGTTAGCAGGTAATGTGGTTTATGCATGTAcctataatataatgtaaataaggCCACAATAGTAAATTAaggtgaccagatttctgaaatgagAAAACGGGGACATTTCTAGTTCAGTGCTAAATGTGTCATTACAATGTCACGTTACTTATCTATGAATTAAAAAAGGGGGGGGTAATTAGGATGTTGTGTATTTTGACCATGGTGTAATATGATGAACTATGGTATATCATTCTCTGTTGAATATGTCTCATTAAAATTCTCATACTGAGCTAAAgttgatacattttaattgtCTTCTGTTACATATGAGTTCATTCTTTTCTACGCTGTATACAGTAGATGACACTGTGGcataaaagtgaactaaacaaatatttataaacaatgattgaatataGGAACTGTTGCAGCTGATTTCACTGCACAGGGACACCTGCCTTTGGTCacactcttctttctcttttctaAAATTCCTTCTCTTCACATTCACCTTTACCTGGCGCTTTCCTAAAAGTAAGATGGTAGGCTGCCAACTTGCTTGCTGGCAAACTGGCagaggaatttcaaaataaatgagcTCTCTTGACTACCATTTCCCTCAGCATCTCAactgaaatcatattaaacactTCCACAATGTACTGTATTAGGGCCTGAAATTAATTTCTGGAGGGGGAATTACCCTCCTTAGATCCCTCATTTTGTTGGGTTTTTTCCATGACACAAACAATATTCagtattgaataataataataataataataataataataataataataaatatagctgtaagcagcAATACCGGGTTCAAGCCAATTATTGGCACCAAAAGAAGCtttttgacatgtttttggttagagtccaATGAACGGTGAATGAGGAGTTAGAAAAGTAAACTTTTAATCAtaaaaacccatttatttaaaaaaataactaaaaatagctaGTTCTTAGAATTTTTGTCATGCatgtggcactgttctgaaactggtgaggtactatctgggcatgatggttatcatgcaggaaagcaTTCAAGAGTTATGAGCCAAAAGAGCAATTTTCTCCTGAGCAGTAGTGGGCAGTGTGGCAAAATGTTGCAGGTGACCTCAGGGCATAATGGTGATGACGcataccaagtttcgtcccaatccctcaaagcgttgcggagatacagcctcaagttaaaATTTACACGTTCTTCGTAAAATTAGTTGAACCGCCATTCAAaaatggtatggtttatcaaaactTTGTGAATCTCTTTTGGTCGTGAGTGCCTCTATtggatgcaggccaatttttatGCAAATCAGACAAACGGCCTAGGGTAAAttagaaaaagtaggtttttcagaaaattgtaAATAGCGGAAAACATTTTCATGACGTCATAGGGTGCAATCGGATCGTCTTTAggcaaggaatcagaggaaaaaataatttagtttctAGGACTCTTAGTTCAAatgttattaacataaacgtgagtgcaaatttgggcagttggtggcactagagagtttgaggtagagatgccaaatttgcttttgttaacagatcagactgtcctctatctgttttccaaatttcataactttcccgcaaGCAGTTCTATGGGCTACTAGACTCCAGAGCGGAATAAGAAGAATAATAGCTTGACCCCTAATTATATTACATTGTTTCACCCAACTGTTATAAGTTATCTCAAATAGAGCATATCACATGgacctgtttttcttaattttacCTTTTATTTTGATAAACTCTTATGCATTATGATGCTTCTTTACAGTCACTTCTTTCCCAGCAAGGCACAATGTAATCTATGCTGTAATGTGCTGACTTACATTTAACTTTGTTCTTTGCAAATActttattatgtaaaataaaaaatatatgttgttaatgttgtattcttattttaaatgtattatttttatataatacataacaatataacttCTTTATAACACAGCTAGTATGTGGCTCACGTTgaacgatgatgatgatgatgatgctggtCCAGTTCTTAATGGCAAAACAACTAATTAATAAAGGAAGGTGAATGACTTAAAGCTGCTTTAGCGAGGAGCCCCCTCTACTGGTTGAAATAAACACCACACAATTAACCTTGTTTGCCGGTGGGCTACAATAGCAGCTTTCATTTCATGTATTTTCACTTTGCGGACTGTTTTGAACATGCAGTAAAAACGAGACATTTTCGCAGACAGCTCTATCAAAAACCGGAACTGTCCTCGGAAAATGGGGACGGCTGGTCACATTATAGTAAATCAaaagacacacatacaaatatattttgtaaaacatttatacaacatACTTAGTATTTGTTCTGCTGCTTTTAATTtgtgcaaatgtaaaaacaaaatagacatatttttcagtgaaaaaatgAAATGACTCGCTTTTGAGAATtgttttaattgtataaaaactTGCAAGTAAAAAATCATAATGGGTCCCACAATTCACCTGTGTGGTTTCGCAGCCCGTGGAGGCGACTGATGAAGTGTTCTGGGATCAGTTTTGGGCTGACATCGACTTGACCACACAGGATTTTTTTGCTCTGGTTCCTGCCGCTGAGATCCGCGCTGTAAGGGAGGAATCACCTTCCAATCTGGCAACCCTCTGCTATAAGGTACAGTATCCCATCTGTGCTTACTGTACATTTAGCAGTTTGCCATTGTAGAAAACCCTTATTGACAGGCGTCTCCCATCATTGACTTTTATTTACTGCAATCAAAAGTGCATGTGCATGAAGTGAgtcgttgtgtttgtttgtgttttgcaggcgGTGGAGAGACTTGTATTGAACGCAGACTCcggctgtgtgtgtgagagagacagacagatcgtACTGAGCTGTACTCGTCTGTTGACGCGGATTCTGCCATACATTTTTGAAGATCCGGACTGGCATGGATTCTTCTGGTCTACTGTACCCAGAGCGGGCAAGAGTGAGGTGAGaattacactgaaaatgtatccaaaataaacCTATTCACCAAATTGATTTAGTTTGAATGAAATATACACAGATATATGGATAGATTGATTGTAGATTGCACACATTGCCAGAACCACACTGGCAAACATGAATTGTGCAAACAGggttttaatatacacagtgcgATATGAGGTTTTGTTTAAAACactagctgtgtgtgtgtgtgtgtgtgtgtgtgtgtgtgtgtgtgtgtgtgtgagagagagagagagagagagagagagagagggagagagggattgTTCTTGAGTGTATTTTTGTGGTCTCCTGTTACCAGTCCTGAACACTGTTCTGATTGTGTCTGTCTTGAAGAAAGATGGTGTATTAAATATCCAGTGATTAAAGAGAGCCAGAAGTGTGATGAAAGTATCGTTGATGTAATTTGGTTTAAAACTCCTCAGAAAGCCAATTGAAGTATCTACCGGAAGTATTTTGACAGATTAAAAtccttgtgtgggtttgtttacatctgaatTTTTTCCAGTTGGAGTGTTAACAGTCTTGGCCCATTTGAACGTTCCGTCaatgactacgtttacatggacaccagaaagcggcttattgcgagaaagtaGCCTTTCCATTTTCATTGTTATGCAGTGCGTATCTTAACAccttttacattattttttattattctcagGTTAGGTCAAGTAGCTCGAATCTTGCCTAAATTATAATCattctaaaaaaatattacaaccTGGACAGAAGACCCCTTTGTGGTATGCTCTTTGCACACAATCTGAAAACATCAATAGTCAAAGCCTCAGTGGGCAAATTTCTTTTACTCACTCAAATGTAATTTATAAGTTATAATTTATATTCTAGCAGTCAAAATGTTCTAGGtaaatacaaagtaaaaaaataaagtacaaaaataaaaaaggcaataTCAGCAAGGCATCTAGTGTCGGAGATAAGTCTAAACCGTATCTGAAGTTCATTTCAATGCATCAGTCTTTTATAGCCAAATTGGCCATCTCCCGAATCTGGACATTCACAGGTAATTCCCCAATGCAACCGTCTCCAAAATCCTTATCTTCTTGACTTTGAATTCAACTCTGTGCAGCCATCTTCTTGAACCTGGATCATAAATCTACAGTAACTCAATTAAGAAggtaaggaggaagctgggaccggcttgacaaacacatagacattaagggtgtgttcacacttggcaggtttggttcgattaaaacgaactctggtgcgatcgctctgttagtgcggttcatttgaacaagtgtgaacactgGCATCCGAACCTTGTCGTGCACCAAACAAGCAGACCGAGACCACCTGAATAGTGTCTCAGTCCacttccaaatgaactctggtgcggttcgattgatatatgaacgcaacatggaccaaagatgtctaaacggaccaaaaacaggaagtaatttgcctaatactgacctcaagcatacctggttcttctaaTCATAGGaactatgttgcccattacagttcgggacaggcgtcggaaccgcccTCCAGCTGTCCCTgcagcatatctttgtttgttctcagctggtaaaaatacaaCCATATATacatgttttggatgttcggcaagttccgtcattggcaaaatatacatcataaaagctgtcaaATCAGATTGTgaatttttcctgatgccttttgtttCGAGTCTTTTAGTTctgtgttaaaatgtataattttctttttcgGTCCAGACCAAGAGAACCGGACTACAAGTGTAAACACACCCTTAATGACACTTTTCAgcatttaaagaaacaaaaacacgcactgcttttcagccagctgcgTCAAATCATAAAGACAATCAAACTCGCAGACAAACTTTGTACTCCTCTCTCTTGTCTGCCGCTGTCTCTTCTACTTAAATACTCACGCTGGTGTTCGCCACTTAACTTCCCGGCCTCGCACAGCCCATACAGCACTCGGCTCCACCCtgctcaccacatacccccattgcCAAACTCCTCCTATTGAccaagccccccccccccccttttttttccAGGGAGGGACCATCAGCGGGTCACAGCAGTCTCCGGATCCGACCTGTGCATGCCTGGGAGGGGAAGCTGGGTGAAAGAGAGGAGAAAGGGAAGTGGGAGGTGGGaataacaaaagggagagagaaagcagagagaggagagagagatgggctCGCCAGCCCCGGACACACCGTCAACTGTCCCTCAGCTCGCTGTCGTGCTTCAGTCGGCATGACAAACCTGTTAGAACTCTgttctgtgtttacatggccacattaagccGCGTTCTCCAgaagaaacctaggtgtgttttATACCGCTTTCTCGtaatcccttaaacggcataAGGAAATCGGAGTTCTCATTTACAGGACGTTTCAGAACGCCGCTTTGCTCTctcaagtgcatgtaaatgtggtcggTGTAAGTCAATGTGGTTTTTCATATGTTTGATAGTCCACTGTGCAAAAACCATCATTCTGATaagttagaaaagtcatagcatcccgagaaggtctgtgccaagtttggtggatgcaGCTTGatagctctaggaggagttagaattGATCCTTTtggtctgtagaataacagtgtGTTGGATTTGTCAGGCCACCATAATGACCGTTTTCGAACTGTTTTcttcatctgccattggtcaaacaaacagatagtcccgccccaaactcgcATTGGTTGTGCCAATATTGCTTTATCGGTCTGGTCAGGACgttcaaacagagcaatgttttttaTAAAGCGCCCATCATAGATTTCACACTTTTCAGGAAATCAACCTATAAGTGGATTACTTTTAGATATATTTGCATATTAAACTGGTACTTTAATTAAGAGAATAACACATTTAACCTTTTAAGAGAGTGTcaaattaatttttgtttatgttggcaCAGGATGAAAGTGATGATGAATCCACACGGCCATTGGCGGAGTCTCTGCTCACAGCTATAGCTGATCTGCTGTTCTGTCCAGATTTCACCATAGAGAGTCACTACAAGACCAGTTCGGTAACCATCTCTCGCTCTCATTCTATTCTTCTCCATCCCTCCGAGTCTTTCAGTGCTAAGCTGTTAGCATAACATCGGGTCCGTATTGTTATCCACTGTTTAACAGAATGGTAGCACATTCAAATAACGGCACAGCATTCCAGTGACTGCATAATAAAAACGACATTGTTTTATCAGCATGATGCTAAAGCCAGTTGAGCTATAGGAACTGAATTTATGTCTGGCCAATAATGAAAAGTACTGATTATTTCACAGATATGCAGGCCATTTCACACCAAACGCGACATGATTACGAGAGGCGAATCGACGGCGAATGGCACTTTCCCATATAATGCGAAGAGATTGTTCGCCGTTAGCACGTTCAGGCCTTTACAATCGGTGGTGGTATTCGACAAGCAAAGCACTTTCGAGACATTTCATTTCACCTGTTGGACAAGTTGACTAACAGTGTTATCATGAATACACAGTATGAGTGATGATTAGAAAGAATCGGgtgtttaaaatattattaacgGTTTAAACATGTTATCATTTAGAACCATATTAATTGTCActgtcacacatactgtatattcatgtgTTAAGTGTGTTTGTTTAAAATCACTGTGTAATGCATACTCACaatgactgttaaaacaaatatttgactATTTTATTGCAAAAAAGCTTTGCTTTGCCGCTGCGCGATTCAACGAGAATGGCTCATTAGGGATCCATTGTTTCAATTCAAAATGTTGATCACGGCGAGAAATTGCGGCGAAAATTTGCTTATGGTGTATAAAGGCCTATTATGCTACCATTCCAAAGTTTTAGAACaccaagacatttttgttctgaaAAGAAATTGATCTAGAATTCTAATCTAAAATTACAATAAAGACATTCATAATGCTACAAATGACaaatttcaatttaaatgaatGCTGTGTCCTTCAAACTTACTGTTCATCCAAGAATCTGTGCAAGTGTCCGGCATATACTGTTCATTGAAGCTGCCAGTTTAGGAACTGTGAGGAGTCAGTTTCTCAAAATAGTcactctgatgtacttgtccCCTTGTTGTGCATCTTGGCTGcccatctctctcttctctctctctctctctctctctctctctctctgtcctggttCGGTCCAGTTTGGTTTCTTCTTTAGACGGCAGtggtgcatggaatagccttcatctctcaaaaGA contains the following coding sequences:
- the LOC127626711 gene encoding legumain-like; translation: MAGNRGKQWVLLVSGSRGWENYRHQANVCHAYQMMRQNGIPNEQIVVMMYDDIAYNKKNPYPGEIINEPHGSNVYPGVLKDYTRTDVTPENFLAVLKGDARAVRKHENRGSEKVIKSGENDTIFVYLSDHGGFGTFCFPKSTLYACDLIDTISEMVRAKKFSKMVIYMESCHSGSMFSHLPKYVHVYGVSSSKAVQTTSACYYDKERKTYLTDEFSAAWMFYNESN